The Manihot esculenta cultivar AM560-2 chromosome 11, M.esculenta_v8, whole genome shotgun sequence genome includes a region encoding these proteins:
- the LOC110626837 gene encoding heterodimeric geranylgeranyl pyrophosphate synthase small subunit, chloroplastic: protein MVFSSVISPSPVLLLPRRLPNRRLSKPRLSIHSSSSSLSISGNSKSTQFDLKTYWTTLMSEINQKLDQAISIQYPEQIYEAMRYSVLAKGTKRAPPVMCVAACELFGGNRLAAFPTACALEMVHAASLIHDDLPCMDDASSRRGQPSNHVVYGVDMAILAGDALFPLGFRHIVYNTPSDLVPESRLLRVIVEIARAVGSTGMAAGQFLDLEGSPNSIEFAQEKKYGEMGECSAVCGGLLAGAEDHEIQRLRRYGRDVGVLYRVINDILEARTTSKEDENKKKKGKSYVSLYGIEKAMEVAEELRTKARKELDGFEKYGERVEPLYGFVDYAAERGFSLES, encoded by the exons ATGGTTTTCTCTTCAGTTATATCACCATCACCTGTCCTACTCCTCCCTAGAAGGCTTCCTAATCGTCGCCTATCGAAACCCAGATTGTCAAttcactcttcttcttcttctttgtcgATTTCAGGCAATTCGAAGTCGACCCAGTTCGATTTGAAGACTTATTGGACGACCCTTATGTCCGAGATCAACCAGAAGCTAGACCAGGCTATTTCGATTCAGTACCCAGAGCAGATCTATGAGGCCATGAGATATTCCGTGCTCGCAAAGGGAACCAAGCGGGCCCCGCCTGTCATGTGTGTGGCTGCCTGTGAGCTATTCGGTGGTAATCGTCTCGCGGCCTTTCCTACTGCTTGTGCTCTTGAAATG GTCCATGCAGCTTCTTTGATTCATGATGATCTTCCCTGCATGGATGATGCCTCATCACGCCGAGGCCAGCCTTCAAACCATGTAGTCTATGGTGTTGACATGGCAATCCTTGCTGGGGATGCACTTTTCCCTCTTGGCTTCCGCCACATTGTCTACAACACACCCTCAGATCTTGTTCCAGAGTCTCGCCTTCTCCGAGTGATTGTTGAGATTGCTCGTGCTGTGGGTTCCACAGGAATGGCTGCTGGTCAGTTCCTTGACCTTGAAGGTAGTCCAAATTCTATAGAGTTTGCTCAAGAGAAAAAATATGGTGAAATGGGTGAGTGCTCTGCAGTGTGTGGAGGATTGCTGGCTGGGGCTGAAGATCATGAGATACAAAGGTTGAGGAGGTATGGAAGAGACGTTGGGGTATTATATCGAGTGATTAATGATATATTGGAAGCGAGAACGACGAGTAAAGAAGatgagaataagaaaaagaaagggaaGAGTTATGTCAGTCTATATGGGATTGAGAAGGCAATGGAGGTTGCAGAAGAGCTGAGAACCAAGGCTAGGAAGGAACTAGATGGGTTTGAGAAGTACGGCGAGAGAGTAGAGCCGCTATATGGCTTTGTCGATTATGCTGCTGAAAGAGGTTTCAGTCTGGAGAGTTGA